One Nostocoides sp. HKS02 genomic window carries:
- a CDS encoding glycoside hydrolase family 130 protein, translating to MTQPAFPHAEFPLGPFVAHAGNPILRPQGDTWESASVYNPAAVVKDDRVVLLYRAHADDIVSHVGLATSEDGIHFERHPEPVLSPTEDYEKFGAEDPRVVEIDGTYYLTYTGWDQVSAQLCLATSTDLYTWTKHGPMFPDFNTFLPVGNGSDAPWSKAGAILPVPINGRYLMYFGEGSIWYAWSDDLIHWTPCSNDEPIMVPTPPGTFGSFLVEVGPQPIITNNGLILLLHNAAVKNDDGTVRYTCGQLLFSPDDPTTILAQMNRPWLEPQTYEDTHGLVSNVTFVEGLVFFRDTWFAYYGQSDSTLGVATYKVGDTYALKDAAE from the coding sequence ATGACCCAGCCCGCCTTCCCCCACGCCGAGTTCCCGCTCGGACCGTTCGTCGCCCATGCCGGCAACCCGATCCTGCGCCCCCAGGGAGACACCTGGGAGTCGGCGAGCGTCTACAACCCGGCTGCGGTGGTGAAGGACGATCGGGTGGTGCTGCTCTACCGGGCCCACGCCGACGACATCGTCTCGCACGTCGGACTGGCCACGAGCGAGGACGGCATCCACTTCGAGCGTCACCCCGAGCCGGTGCTCTCCCCCACCGAGGACTACGAGAAGTTCGGCGCCGAGGACCCGCGCGTCGTGGAGATCGACGGGACGTACTACCTCACGTACACCGGGTGGGACCAGGTGTCGGCCCAGCTGTGCCTCGCAACCTCGACGGACCTGTACACCTGGACCAAGCACGGTCCGATGTTCCCGGACTTCAACACCTTCCTGCCGGTCGGCAACGGCTCGGACGCGCCCTGGAGCAAGGCCGGGGCCATCCTTCCCGTGCCGATCAACGGTCGTTACCTCATGTACTTCGGTGAGGGCTCGATCTGGTACGCCTGGTCGGACGACCTCATCCACTGGACGCCGTGCTCCAACGACGAGCCGATCATGGTGCCCACCCCACCCGGGACCTTTGGCTCCTTCCTCGTCGAGGTGGGCCCGCAGCCCATCATCACCAACAACGGCCTGATCCTGTTGCTGCACAACGCCGCCGTGAAGAACGACGACGGCACGGTTCGATACACCTGCGGCCAGCTGCTGTTCTCCCCCGACGACCCGACCACCATCCTCGCGCAGATGAACCGTCCGTGGCTCGAGCCCCAGACCTATGAGGACACCCACGGCCTGGTCTCCAACGTCACCTTCGTCGAGGGCCTGGTGTTCTTCCGCGACACCTGGTTCGCGTACTACGGCCAGAGTGACTCCACGCTGGGTGTGGCTACCTACAAGGTCGGCGACACCT